Proteins encoded within one genomic window of Macaca fascicularis isolate 582-1 chromosome 16, T2T-MFA8v1.1:
- the ASGR1 gene encoding asialoglycoprotein receptor 1 isoform X2: MTKEYQDLQHLDNEESDHHQLGKDAQLQRELRGLRETLSNFTASTEAQVKGLSTQGGNVGRKMKSLESQLEKQQKDLSEDHSSLLLHVKQFVSDLRSLSCQMAALQGNGSERACCPVNWVEHERSCYWFSRSGKAWADADNYCRLEDAHLVVVTSWEEQKFVQHHIGPVNTWMGLHDQNGPWKWVDGTDYETGFKNWRPEQPDDWYGHGLGGGEDCAHFTDDGRWNDDVCQRPYRWVCETELHKASQEPPLL, from the exons ACGCCCAGCTGCAGCGGGAGCTGCGGGGCCTGAGAGAGACGCTCAGCAACTTCACAGCGAGCACCGAGGCCCAGGTCAAGGGCTTGAGCACCCAGG GAGGCAATGTGGGAAGAAAGATGAAGTCGCTGGAGTCCCAGCTGGAGAAACAGCAGAAGGACTTGAGTGAAG atcactccagcctgctgCTCCACGTGAAGCAGTTCGTGTCTGACCTGCGGAGCCTGAGCTGTCAGATGGCGGCGCTCCAGGGCAATG GCTCAGAAAGGGCCTGCTGCCCAGTCAACTGGGTGGAGCACGAGCGCAGCTGCTACTGGTTCTCTCGCTCCGGGAAGGCCTGGGCCGACGCCGACAACTACTGCCGGCTGGAGGACGCGCACCTGGTGGTGGTCACGTCCTGGGAGGAGCAG AAATTTGTCCAGCACCACATAGGTCCTGTGAACACCTGGATGGGCCTCCACGACCAAAACGGGCCCTGGAAGTGGGTGGACGGGACGGACTACGAGACGGGCTTCAA GAACTGGAGACCGGAGCAGCCGGACGACTGGTACGGCCACGGGCTCGGGGGAGGGGAGGACTGTGCCCACTTCACCGACGACGGCCGCTGGAACGACGACGTCTGCCAGAGGCCCTACCGCTGGGTCTGCGAGACAGAGCTGCACAAGGCCAGTCAGGAGCCACCTCtcctttaa
- the ASGR1 gene encoding asialoglycoprotein receptor 1 isoform X1 produces MTKEYQDLQHLDNEESDHHQLGKGPPPPQSLLRRLCSGPRLLLLSLGLSLLLLVVVCVIGSQNAQLQRELRGLRETLSNFTASTEAQVKGLSTQGGNVGRKMKSLESQLEKQQKDLSEDHSSLLLHVKQFVSDLRSLSCQMAALQGNGSERACCPVNWVEHERSCYWFSRSGKAWADADNYCRLEDAHLVVVTSWEEQKFVQHHIGPVNTWMGLHDQNGPWKWVDGTDYETGFKNWRPEQPDDWYGHGLGGGEDCAHFTDDGRWNDDVCQRPYRWVCETELHKASQEPPLL; encoded by the exons GGCCACCTCCTCCGCAGTCCCTCCTGCGGCGTCTCTGCTCCGGCCCTCGCCTCCTCCTgctctccctgggcctcagcctcctgctgctGGTGGTTGTCTGTGTGATCGGATCCCAAA ACGCCCAGCTGCAGCGGGAGCTGCGGGGCCTGAGAGAGACGCTCAGCAACTTCACAGCGAGCACCGAGGCCCAGGTCAAGGGCTTGAGCACCCAGG GAGGCAATGTGGGAAGAAAGATGAAGTCGCTGGAGTCCCAGCTGGAGAAACAGCAGAAGGACTTGAGTGAAG atcactccagcctgctgCTCCACGTGAAGCAGTTCGTGTCTGACCTGCGGAGCCTGAGCTGTCAGATGGCGGCGCTCCAGGGCAATG GCTCAGAAAGGGCCTGCTGCCCAGTCAACTGGGTGGAGCACGAGCGCAGCTGCTACTGGTTCTCTCGCTCCGGGAAGGCCTGGGCCGACGCCGACAACTACTGCCGGCTGGAGGACGCGCACCTGGTGGTGGTCACGTCCTGGGAGGAGCAG AAATTTGTCCAGCACCACATAGGTCCTGTGAACACCTGGATGGGCCTCCACGACCAAAACGGGCCCTGGAAGTGGGTGGACGGGACGGACTACGAGACGGGCTTCAA GAACTGGAGACCGGAGCAGCCGGACGACTGGTACGGCCACGGGCTCGGGGGAGGGGAGGACTGTGCCCACTTCACCGACGACGGCCGCTGGAACGACGACGTCTGCCAGAGGCCCTACCGCTGGGTCTGCGAGACAGAGCTGCACAAGGCCAGTCAGGAGCCACCTCtcctttaa